A stretch of DNA from Pangasianodon hypophthalmus isolate fPanHyp1 chromosome 2, fPanHyp1.pri, whole genome shotgun sequence:
TCTCCTTGGAATGCAAATACTGTGTACTCTGTGTAACTTAATATGGAATTAATATGTAATTGCATTCAAGAAAATAATTGtgcatgcaaattaaaaaatttcCCACATATATGTTTTTAACTTTCTGATAAGTGTGGGAAAACAGATACATAACTATGATACACTGATGTGCTATTACGTATGTCACTTAATTATGTACGTACAATTACATTCCTCTTTTGGATTTGGGGCTTGATCATTGTGAAGTCTGTTGAAGCTGTTTAAACAAGCTATTACTCAGAGCACAAGATAACATGAAAGAGGAGAGTAAGACAGATAGAGAAGGCACTCATTACTGTTGGCTGTGTAGTTGCATGACAGACTGGAGTCCATACACCAGTGCTGAAtattacatgtaaatattgagAATTTCATACTGTCTTCAAAGCAAAGAACAAAAACTGTTAATGTGATAGCTTGTAAATACAATTTGTAGGATTATAAAGTTCTGCGTGGTTTAAGAATTAATGGGAGATTGAACCTTATAATGCTAAGGTCACAAATTGCTTAAATACAGCTCCTGAAACAAAGCAAGAAAAGTATTGCTATTAATTCACAGTTTACTAAAATATAATGTGCTTTGTAGTACAAGGCAAAATCGCCTACAATTTCCAACAGAATCAACAAATGTCTTGCATCTTAATGTGCTCTAATGGAGAAAGCCTGCGTGAAAAAGCAGTGTTGCTTCATTCTGCTTTATTTGAGCTCGACTGTAGATCTGTTCCAACACATTAGTTGTTAGTTTGGAGACTACAGAATGCACGTGCCCAGAAAATACAACTGCTTTGCATGAAGGGTATACACACTGAGAGCGATTCGAACACTGCTGTGGAGAGAAAAGatgatttcataaaaaaatcgTTAATAGGAGACCACGATGTTGTCGTTGTTTTCCAAATTTCAGACGGAAAGAAAGATAGACTGTGggttttttattaattgtgcaCTATTATCCTGTATTTTGCATAGATCATAAAATATTCTGACTAATAGATTAGACGACTGCTTAGGTTTTCTGGTGACTTTTTATTCTTATATGAGCCGTTTAATCAAATCTTTTAACAATGTCCAGTCGTGTTAGTAAGGTCTGGGTGTGTGCTCGGCTCTAGAGCACGACTCCGGTCTCCATATTGAACAAACACACGGCGTTCTTCTCCTCGCGCGCTTTTCACCTTTGGGAGCCGCGTCACCATGGAGAGCGCCATCCGGCTGTAAAGCATCCCCGCGCGCGCGCTGCTTCGCGCCACCCGATGGCTTTTCTCCTAGGGAAATGCATCAATCACCCCTGCGTGCTCGAAAAGCTTAATGGGTTTGCGTTGTTGTTTTGAAACGAAAACCCGATCGCGCCATTTTCATGTGAAAGGCTTTCACGCGCGCTCGGGGTTGCAGGCTGTCACTTGGCTGTGTGCCTGTGAAGTGTTTCGCGCTAGACTGGAATCGGTTGCCTGCTCTTTCAACACGtgctctgctgttttgttttacgGAAACGCTGTTGGCATTGTCATTGAGAAAATTTCTGGTCGGTGACTGGATGCATTCCATTGAACGGGGTTGCTGTTTCAAATTGTGAAATTGATTTCTTTCCTGAGAAATTTCTACCGACGAATACCTCGCTGGATTTTATTCACTTTGTATGAATGGGTGTATTTtcgtagaaaaaaaaaagtgagactgGGAATTGATGTTTATGCCAACTTAGGTTCTGATTTGGCGAGGATGCGTGAAGCGCACGCGCGCTGTGGGCGGGAATAGACGCGCGTTTATAAAGGACGCTGCGCGCGCCGTGAGGCGGCGACACCGCGCGGAAACGGCTGTCAGGAGCGCAGAGGACTGAGTGAAGACGCGAGGGAAGTCTTTTTTAATTCAGTCCAAGCTGGGTGGGAGAGGCGCGCCTCTCTCGGGCCCCTTGTCGCCTCTCCCCACCCCCTCGGTATGGATGAACACTTCAACCTCATAGACTCGCCGTCGACGCGCCACAGGGGGAACAACGCCGAGAATCACGGCTACGCGGAAACAGAAAAGGGCAGCATGACGGTGATGGCGGCGGAGCTGCTGGAGGAATCAGCCGCGCTGCCCGGCCACCTGTCGCTGGATCGATATGAGGCGGAGCACGAGTGCTGCGAGAGAGTGGTCATCAACATCTCGGGCCTGCGCTTCGAGACGCAGCTCAAAACTTTCAACCAATTTCCGGACACCTTGCTCGGCGACCCGAAAAAGAGGATGCGCTACTTCGATCCGCTCAGGAACGAGTACTTTTTCGACAGGAATCGTCCAAGCTTCGACGCCATCCTCTACTACTACCAGTCGGGCGGGCGCATCCGGAGACCCGTCAACGTGCCCATAGACATCTTCTCGGAGGAGATCCGCTTTTATCAGCTTGGCGAGGAGGCGATGGAGAAATTTCGGGAGGACGAGGGTTTTATCAAAGAAGAGGAGCGCCCCTTGCCTAGCCATGAGTTCCAGAGGCAAGTCTGGCTTTTATTTGAGTACCCGGAGAGCTCAGGCCCGGCCAGGGGCATCGCCATCGTGTCAGTACTGGTCATTCTCATCTCCATCGTCATTTTCTGTCTGGAAACTTTGCCAGAGTTTAGGGACGATAAGGATCCGGTCACTGTAGCGCCTGTAATAAACGGAACTGGCCCGTACGGGTCAGGCTCTTTTACCGACCCGTTTTTTGTGATCGAGACGCTTTGCATAATTTGGTTCTCCTTCGAGCTGCTTGTCCGCTTCTTCGCCTGCCCCAGCAAAGCCACCTTTTCCAAAAACATCATGAACATAATCGACATCGTGGCTATAATTCCATACTTCATCACGCTGGGTACAGAGTTGGCTGAAAGACAGGGCAATGGGCAGCAGGCCATGTCCCTGGCCATCCTGCGCGTGATCCGCCTAGTGCGAGTGTTTCGCATCTTCAAGCTGTCGCGCCACTCCAAGGGCCTCCAGATCCTTGGGCAGACGCTCAAAGCCAGCATGCGGGAACTTGGcttgcttatttttttcctttttatcgGGGTCATTTTATTCTCCAGCGCTGTGTACTTCGCAGAGGCGGACGACCCAGCCTCCAGCTTCAGCAGCATCCCGGACGCGTTCTGGTGGGCCGTGGTTACCATGACTACGGTGGGCTACGGAGACATGCACCCGGTGACCATCGGCGGGAAGATCGTCGGCTCGCTGTGTGCCATCGCTGGGGTTTTGACGATCGCGCTGCCCGTGCCCGTCATCGTCTCCAATTTCAACTACTTCTACCACCGGGAGACGGACGGCGAGGAGCACGCGCAGTACCTGCACACGGGCAGCTGCGAGCATCTCGACTCCGCGGAGGAGATGAAACGGACGCGGAGCACCTCGTCACTCAGCAAATCGGAGTACATGGTGATAGAGGAGGGCATAAACAGCGGCTTTAAGCAGGCCAACTACACAAACCAAAACAATCAGAACTGCGTAAACATCAAAAAGATTTTCACTGACGTGTAAATCAAGCGCAGGTCCAGTCGGCGATGCTCCTCAGATCACCTCCACTTTACTCTAGGATTTTCTTCATGCAGACCCTGTGCGCGGACTACAACCTGCTGGCCTGCAGAGGATCATGCATTCTCTATAGCGGTTAAAAGTGGACGAAGGGCGGGTCAGGGACGTTAAATAACCTACAAACAATAATCAGTCGTCTGTGATTGTCCGTCTGCATTTGTTCTCAGTGTTATATAGCCTATATAATCGTCATCATACGTATTGGCAATATATTACAATCAAACAAATGCCTGTTAATGTGATGAAACGCTATATTTTCGGAGGTCACGTGTTAGTGTCACATGAATTTTGTTAGTATATAAGTGCAGATTCCATTTTAACAAACTGAACGTCTGTGGATGAACCATCAATctgtcaaatatatatatatagcctattgtatgtatttattaatcaaaCCGCCTTTACCTATACCAAATAACTATGTGTTATACAAAATGAAAGGATTGGTTGTTATAGCtcaaaaaaatgctttattttgtgtagaaaaaaaGGTGTGTGAAAACAGTTATGCCCAAATCGATGTTAAGTGCTGTAATCGGCCACATAAAAAGCTAAGTTTCCCCCAAATTTCTATTTATCATCTCCCTGTAGAATTCCCCACGATTAGCATTCGGGAAAAGACACAGTAGGTAGGCATCAAAAGAAAACACTGTCGTTTCTTGCATGAGAAAACAGGACTGGGCTGAGCACGCGCGGATTCGCCTCCCCGTCGAGACCCCTGGCTCCGCCCTATGATGCAGTCTCCATAGCGACCACAGTTTCCTGGGTAACCCCAGTTAACGTTAGCATTGCTCTCATCGCCGTTGCTCCAGCAACGCTCCAGATGGTTCACAAAGCTCTGCTGGCAAAAAACAGCTAGAGACAGGCAAATAGAGCTAACACATAAGAGCTAACTTTAACTCGCGAAGGAGATCAAATTAGACATTTGCCCTTTTTGGGTTGGGGTTGGGACAGTTTTTGTTTATCCTCCCAATTCAGCTATAAACCTCAAAataattctgaatattttatgcattgcaatTGTCTTAGTAGATAAAAGGTAACTGCAATATTAGTTACAGAATACAAACTTAATTCAAGCAGATGTAGGACCAAATCAGGCATTACTGGAGATCTGCATGAAGCCCAGCAAGCCTCATGCTTTTACAATCTCTTGCCTTGGCTCAGTCCTGTAGATGTCAGGTTGAGGAAGATTGGCACTGCGTGACTGAGCAAGCTCATTACAGAGACTCACATGCTGCCTCTCTTATTGATCAGAGTCAAAGGGTATTCACTGGATCTCAGTAATGTCCAGTAAAACCCAAACCATATATCAGAGCTTTGTGAACAATCACTGCAAGTGTCTCtatgtgttgttgtgtgtgtgtgtgtgtgtgtgtttgtttgtttgtttgtccgaTTTTTGAGCTCACATGAGAATCATTTCACAGGAAtcattttcctttaatgttaaaaaaaattaaatcctccagtaattttatttctgattgCACTAATATCACTATTTATTTCTTGAACATAGCAACCTGTTTAGCTTCAAAATCACTTGATTTAATGGGACATGAAGGCTCtactatttcattttattaaattatatttgaatTGCACGACAAGAAAATCAAATTTTGCTCAGTGCTGCCATCAAGTGATGTGTTTTGGCTGATGCAAGAAATCAAACAGacctaaaaatgaaatatactgtaCCTTCTAATCATACCAGAAATTTCTACTTGAtatttaatgtacagtataatattgcCTTAAATTTctcataatttatttttcatattagtTATGACATGCAAATTGTTCTATTACAGGTTATTTTCTGGTGGTTTTATATATGCTCTTAgctatacatacatttttattgttgttgtttgattcTTGTTTCATTGCTTGGATTTCTGGATGAGCAGCAAAGAATTTGCATGCATAATCACAGTGCACAGCTGCTGCTGCATGATGTTTTACAGCAGAGAGCTGAGATATCGGAGGTGTGAAATGAGCTGTCTGACGTCTCTGGAAATTCAAGCTGTCAGCTGATAACGTGCAATATAAGCTGTCGCTTCTATTCAGCCTCAGATTCACGAGTTACTTTTAACTCATAATTGAGGAGGCTTGGCTTTGCCTTAGTTAATAAAGACAGCAAATattcacattaaaaatgttttcctttttatttctgtttcccAGGAGGTAAAGATCAGGACCTTGTACTATTAAAGATTTCAGCTGATGGGCATCAAGCTGACCTGTGGCTCTATTCCAAACTGGGAAGAGAAGTTTTAAAGGTAATCTAATTTTATTGTGTTAGGCTTTTCGTGTGCTGTGGAAGTGTGGAAGGCTAGCATGTGAATAAGAACCAATCTCACTCATTCAGAGTACCTTTGTTGCTCGAGTGTGCAGCCCTCATAATTCCCTCGCACTTAACCTAGTACACCAGGAAGTGgttacaataaagaaaaatgtaatgttgatatttttagtgtttttttaaatattcatacatccattttcagtaaccactttatcctggcgAGGGTCAAGGTGGATACAGAAGGCTTGGTTCATGCAGGAATAGGaggggacaccagtccatcacagggcaccatataCACACGctgattcacacctaggggcaatttagtctagccaatccacctactggtgtgtttttgggaggcgggacaaaaccagaaaacccagaggaaacccatgcagacagtgaaagaacatgtgaaactctatGCAGactgatgttgatgttgttaGTTCCTGTCAGTTTCAAAGTTGTCTGCTTTTAGTTTCTTGTAAGTATTGCaataatactatacaatatttagcagaaataatgaaaaaaataaccatAGCTTACAATTATTCTAGCTGCATGATAAGTTAAATGTATTATTGGCAGTTTCTGCTGGATTTAATTGGCATTGAGTTAGTATACCTTTATTTTCATCTTATGGAAGATTTCACAAGAAGTGATGAGACTGATAATGAAAAACTTGATTTTATCTTTCCTTATGTAGCTATAAATATGGCTATTTTCAAACAATTTATGCTATACCAAACGCCATCACAAAAGCACATAGTCTGAAGTGGATCATCACTATTTGTGTTTACTCTGGAAGTGAACCACATTATATAGCTTTAATTCAAAAACTTTTCAAAGCTTTAACACATTCCTGGGTTATCACTATTATCTTGGTAATCTGAAAGAACGAGTGAGTGCATGCTTACTTTTATTatcgtttttttgtttgtctgcaCATGAGTTACATTTGTTTGAGTGTGTGCTTTTGATTTGCGTGTACCACCACTAGGGGTCTTGGTGTATTGTAGACTCCTGTATTCATTTCACTCTCATTCTTGCTGTTATCACACTTCATCTCTGTCACTGAAGGCTCTCACATCATTAATTAAACAGAGAGAATTGACATCCTTCTATCTCTGGCTGCTGTTCTGGCAATCATATGACTGAGTGGAGCTGACAGTATTTTCACAGAGAAGTGACTTACAGTATGGTCCACTTAAACACTGTGAAATATTGCTGATACACTCTGTCATGACATCAGTGTTATAACTAAATAGAATATCTatttaaattatgaaaaatcTTTATAGAGATTAttcaaatactgtattttaatggTGTGAGCTCTGAGCATAACAGGTATTATCTGCAATAGCTTTCAGTGCAGCAGGAGATTGCATGTAGAATGTAGCATGGCTTTGAAATGATAAAGCCTCTTCCTCTCTTCTAAGCAAAGGATaatgatgaaaatatttatagctATATTATGAATCTGAGTGCTGaatgatgtggaaaaaaaaatgaagatgtgGAGGTACAAAGAAGCAGCAtgggcttttcttttttccaataaTATACAGTGATACATTGGAAAGGCTAGTATATGTACTCAACCTACTGaacacttttaacaacaaacatggtcgcaaagcagttttacagaaattagATCCCTAAAGACCATATACATCCCTAAAGAGCAAGCCATAGATGACGGTGGTAAGCAAAGACTGCTTAAGGGAACAACGTTGAGACTCAAAAGGGGAACCTCTACTACTGGGTAAAATTCGATAGTAGTATAAGTAGGTAAATACATCATATTTGCATTACATTCAGTGCATCCACTACCAATGTCAtgcattatatggccaaaagtttgtggacacctgaataTCACACCCctatgtgattttttaaatttcccattacagatttagtccccatttGCTGTAATAATAAGTTCCATgattctgggaaggctttcctttagattttggagcatggttgtggggatttgtgctcattcagccacaacaggattggtgaggtcaggcactgacgtTGGGCGAGGAGACCTGGAGTGAAGTCGCCATTTCAGTTAATCCCAGaagtgttcagtggtgttgaggtcaggtctctgtgcaggccactcgagttttTTCACTCTACCCTTGTCAAATCATGTCTTTATAGACCTCACTTtgtgtgtcatgctggaacaggttcgggccacttagtttcagtgaaggaaaattgtaatgctacagcatacaaaggcattctatatatttgtgtgcttctttttttttttctttcctcagtttggggaagaaccacgtgtaggtgtgatggtcaggtttccacaaacttttgaccataaagtgtgtatatatgcttTTGCCTAGCTTCCTTTCTGgcaatgtttaatgttttgtaatatGTCCACGACTTACTTAACACCTGTAATGCCTTTTTTCAAACTGAACATGCTCCATCATTTTAGTCTGCCATTTGGTCATGAAGAATGACTGGCTGGTAATCTTTCTTTCCTTACCACTGAAAGAAAAAGTGACTCCTCACCTGTCATTCAATTATGtgacatgtgtgtgtctgtctggctgtgtgttttgtttcagcAGATACAGATCCAGACTTATCAACAACCACTAGGCACAGGACAAAGCACAGGACAAAGCACACAAACTCATCTAAGAGATGTCCGCATTGTTGTATATCACCTTCTCATCATATGAAGACTCTAGAAGTGGCCTTGTTCATTGGATACACTGCCAGATTGAATGTATATAACCAATCAGACAGACACTCAAGGGACTGAAGCTGATTACCTTTGACATAACTGCCTACTGCAGTGAGATATATATTAGTGAGGATGGTTTTTGGTATGTTCTTCATGTATTCACCGTTTGTGCTGTTTTCAAACCAGATGTCTGTGTATAAGTGTGTTGTTATTAAGGCAATGTTTACGTATTAACTATATTAGACATTCCAAGCACTGAAGCACCAAAACTCTCAATGTTTTTTGATGAGATGAACTAATAAAATGGGTTACAAACATCTCCAGTAGTgattcctctctctttctctttctctctttctctgtctctctttctctctccccaaTTATATTGGTCTTTATAAATGACTGTTAGAAATCAGCCTTTAAGTAACTGTGTAATTAAGTTTAGATCTATAATAGAGACCACAGTTTGAGGATGTCAGTAGAACAAAACAATTCAGCTGTACTGCAGAATATAACCACAATTACAATTCcctcattcattaattcattcattcattgattcttccattctttcattcattttcagttactGCTTTATCCTAGAGTTGTGGTGAatacaccagtccatcacacacactcacatcttggggcaatttagagtaaccaATCCATttcctggcatgtttttgggaggtgtgaaGAATCCCAGAGGATCTAAAACTCACATGGAGAACGTGCACggctctgcacagacagtaaccagagctgaGGATGAAACcccagaccctggagctgtgagacatcACCACCACCTGCTGTGTCACTATGTTGCTCCATCATGTTTTCACTAAGCCACTATGCAAGCAGCGTAGCTTTCGCTACAAATGACCTACTTTATACACTTTCTATGTCAGTGGGATAATATGCTAAATCAGTAGGCTATTAAATACTttttgtacattatatataagaCTATTGTCAATGCTACACATATAGAAATGAATCATCTGCTGAAAAACACCTGCACCCTGCTGCACCTGTATGGCCTGCATTTAAGTCACATTAAAGTATGGAGATAATGtacttttttccattattatATCAGGCCATTCTTTTTTTATCCCAAAGGAGGCCAAGCAGGTGTTGAAAGAACTGCTTAGTCACCCAGTTCCCTTTTAGTGCCTGCACAAATTACAGCACTTCCTGAATGCAGATGATTGTAGCATATATCCCAGCATTCTATGTTTAGCCTTGCTAAAAAGAACAGCTGAATTTAGAACGATACAAGCAATGCATCATATTATGCTGAGCAAGGTAGGTGCTGCTTCTAATATGCCACAGATGCACAGAGGAGTCATTTTAGGTGAACGTATACACCTGTCAGGACACCCTGTCCTGTTTTTGACACCATTTGAATACCAACAGTTCATTTGCAAAATGGTGACTGAATTATCTTGAAACCAATACAGTAATCCCACACATGACTGTCTTAACACCTTGATCATGCAATGAAGGCTTAAAGCGTACATACATGTTTGGAAATGTGTTCAAGACACTTATACCTCTGCATCATCCAGTGAATTTTACACTAGCAGAAACAGACATTATTAAAGTAtgaaacacacatactgtatataaggcTTGAATCTGCATTTGTTTTATAGTATTCTGACATTGCTTAATGGCTTTTTCAATAGTGCTTCTGAAAGTGGTGTAATACAAGCCATTATCGCAGTTTATATTTGGCCTTGTCCCAGGAGACACTCTGGCACGGCAGAGACAGGGGACCTctagccgtgtgtgtgtgtgtgtgtgtgtgtgtgcttgtgataATGAGGAAGCACTCTGCAGCTTTTCTGAAGCAGCTGAGCCCTTGCACAGTTCACTGGACATGAACATGccatgtatgtgcatgtgtgttagtGTCTGGACTCCCCCAGAAGCATGgggtttccttttttctctctcttattgtACCTTAATGTTGCCCCTTAAACTAAACCCAAACCCATCCCAGGACAGAATGatattgctgctgctgctgcagaaaGGCCACTGACATATGTCGAAATGCTATGTCTGTGACTATATAATAGATGAGTACCATACATTATCCGTCACTCTTTGCCATAAGCAAAGTGTCATCAGAGTGAAAGTTTATTCAAGACTTTATTGCATGCAGATATGAAGTACAGGATTCTTCTTACATACTTAGAAGCAAGCATATAGCAGTTCGAATGTTAAATTTAGTCTAGGCAAATAATAGTTTCTTACATCTAAAAGACATTGCTTTCGCTATGGTGACATTGCATTGTTCCACCACTAGACTGCATTTGAATTTATGGTCtgcagtaataaataataacaataaataataaaaaaaaaaaaaaaaggtttccttggaggaaaccttgagagaaactaGAC
This window harbors:
- the kcna3a gene encoding potassium voltage-gated channel subfamily A member 3, whose translation is MDEHFNLIDSPSTRHRGNNAENHGYAETEKGSMTVMAAELLEESAALPGHLSLDRYEAEHECCERVVINISGLRFETQLKTFNQFPDTLLGDPKKRMRYFDPLRNEYFFDRNRPSFDAILYYYQSGGRIRRPVNVPIDIFSEEIRFYQLGEEAMEKFREDEGFIKEEERPLPSHEFQRQVWLLFEYPESSGPARGIAIVSVLVILISIVIFCLETLPEFRDDKDPVTVAPVINGTGPYGSGSFTDPFFVIETLCIIWFSFELLVRFFACPSKATFSKNIMNIIDIVAIIPYFITLGTELAERQGNGQQAMSLAILRVIRLVRVFRIFKLSRHSKGLQILGQTLKASMRELGLLIFFLFIGVILFSSAVYFAEADDPASSFSSIPDAFWWAVVTMTTVGYGDMHPVTIGGKIVGSLCAIAGVLTIALPVPVIVSNFNYFYHRETDGEEHAQYLHTGSCEHLDSAEEMKRTRSTSSLSKSEYMVIEEGINSGFKQANYTNQNNQNCVNIKKIFTDV